The [Pseudomonas] carboxydohydrogena genome includes a window with the following:
- a CDS encoding motility protein A, with protein sequence MDITTSIGLVAGSIVIVALILTGGDLHMFISEHAMIIIFGGSISATLIRFPLVSILHGLPLGAKYAFTMSRTTARGLVDELAGVAEIARKQGPVGLEKVETPDAFLAKGIRYVADGYDMDFIRDNLERDRDNFLMHLDEGSKIYRAVGDCAPAFGMVGTLIGMVQMFANMTDPSKLGPYMATALLATLYGAVIANLFCLPIADKLHGKLLDEETNRTIIIDGILMIRDAKSPTLVREMLLAYLPEKHRHEAGEPVPA encoded by the coding sequence ATGGATATTACCACCAGCATCGGCCTCGTCGCCGGCAGCATTGTCATTGTCGCGCTGATATTGACTGGCGGCGATCTGCACATGTTCATCAGCGAACATGCCATGATCATCATTTTCGGTGGTTCGATTTCCGCGACGCTGATCCGCTTTCCGCTGGTCTCCATTCTGCACGGTCTGCCGCTCGGCGCGAAATACGCTTTCACCATGAGCCGCACCACCGCGCGCGGTCTGGTCGATGAACTCGCCGGCGTTGCCGAGATCGCACGCAAGCAGGGTCCGGTCGGCCTCGAGAAGGTGGAGACGCCGGACGCGTTCCTGGCCAAGGGCATTCGCTACGTGGCCGACGGTTACGACATGGATTTCATTCGCGACAACCTCGAGCGGGATCGCGACAATTTCCTGATGCATCTCGACGAGGGCAGCAAGATCTATCGCGCAGTGGGCGATTGCGCGCCCGCGTTCGGCATGGTCGGCACGCTGATCGGCATGGTGCAGATGTTCGCCAACATGACCGATCCTTCCAAACTCGGGCCCTACATGGCGACCGCGTTGCTCGCGACGCTGTACGGCGCGGTGATCGCTAACCTGTTCTGCTTGCCGATCGCCGACAAGTTGCACGGCAAGCTGCTGGATGAGGAAACCAACCGCACCATCATCATCGACGGCATCCTGATGATCCGCGACGCCAAGAGCCCGACTCTGGTGCGCGAAATGCTGCTCGCTTACCTGCCGGAAAAGCATCGGCACGAAGCCGGCGAGCCGGTGCCCGCGTAA
- a CDS encoding CDP-alcohol phosphatidyltransferase family protein → MSMFPHSDQPDMQRRRFGSIPVRVLVPNVITLLALCAGLSAIRMSIEGRNELALGAIVFAAILDGIDGRVARMIKGQSRFGAELDSLADFVNFGVTPALILYFWQLHDFNNVGWIAAIIFAISSCLRLARFNTQIDQPSDLPFAANYFTGVPAPLGALCVLLPMYLVLIGLPQLPTTIILIFTLTMAFLMVSRLPVYSGKKLGARVSPEGAVPLVIFAVLFIAVLISYPWYVLSVGSLIYLAALPISWAAFRKQERAFRAQQGAGQGVASATGPEPAFAPPSDSETSDRPTRLN, encoded by the coding sequence ATGAGCATGTTTCCCCATTCCGACCAGCCCGATATGCAACGCCGCCGGTTCGGCTCCATTCCGGTGCGGGTGCTGGTGCCAAACGTCATCACGCTTCTGGCGCTGTGCGCGGGCCTGTCCGCCATTCGCATGTCGATCGAGGGACGCAACGAGCTGGCGCTCGGCGCGATCGTGTTCGCGGCCATTCTCGACGGCATCGACGGCCGCGTGGCGCGGATGATCAAGGGGCAGTCGCGCTTCGGAGCCGAACTCGACAGTCTCGCCGATTTCGTGAATTTCGGCGTCACCCCGGCGCTGATCTTGTATTTCTGGCAGTTGCACGACTTCAACAATGTCGGCTGGATCGCCGCGATCATCTTCGCGATCAGTAGCTGCCTGCGGCTCGCACGCTTCAACACGCAGATCGACCAGCCGAGCGATCTGCCGTTCGCGGCGAATTATTTCACCGGCGTGCCGGCGCCCCTTGGCGCGCTCTGTGTCCTTTTGCCGATGTATCTGGTGCTGATCGGGCTGCCGCAACTGCCGACGACGATCATCCTGATCTTCACGCTGACCATGGCGTTCCTGATGGTGTCGCGGCTGCCGGTCTATTCCGGCAAGAAGCTCGGCGCGCGGGTGTCGCCGGAAGGGGCCGTGCCGCTGGTGATCTTCGCGGTGTTGTTTATCGCCGTGCTCATCAGCTACCCGTGGTACGTGCTGAGTGTCGGATCGCTGATCTACCTCGCCGCGCTGCCGATCAGCTGGGCTGCTTTCCGCAAGCAGGAACGGGCCTTCCGCGCGCAGCAGGGCGCGGGGCAGGGCGTTGCTTCCGCCACTGGGCCGGAGCCGGCGTTCGCGCCGCCATCGGATTCGGAAACCTCCGACCGGCCGACGCGGCTGAACTGA
- a CDS encoding phosphatidylserine decarboxylase, with protein MSIANSIRAQIPPIHQEGYPFIGGFALASLILFWLWTPLGWIGVVLTVWCALFFRDPVRTTPVREGLVVAPADGRVSMVQPVVPPAELGLGDKPLMRISIFMSVFNCHVNRSPVAGRIERIAYRPGKFINAELDKASEDNERNSLVIATPAGRIGVIQIAGLVARRIVSFVREGESLAAGQRFGLIRFGSRLDVFLPDGAKPLVAVGQTAVAGETVLADFQIGDGGRVYRTD; from the coding sequence ATGTCGATCGCCAATTCCATTCGTGCGCAGATCCCGCCGATCCATCAGGAGGGATATCCTTTCATCGGCGGCTTCGCGCTGGCGAGCCTGATCCTGTTCTGGCTGTGGACGCCGCTCGGCTGGATCGGCGTCGTGCTGACGGTCTGGTGCGCGCTGTTCTTCCGCGATCCCGTCCGCACCACGCCGGTGCGGGAAGGGCTTGTCGTGGCGCCCGCCGACGGCCGGGTGTCGATGGTGCAGCCGGTGGTGCCGCCTGCCGAGCTTGGCCTCGGCGACAAGCCGCTGATGCGGATTTCCATCTTCATGAGCGTGTTCAATTGCCATGTGAACCGCAGCCCCGTGGCGGGCCGGATCGAGCGCATCGCCTACCGCCCCGGCAAGTTCATCAACGCCGAACTCGACAAGGCGAGCGAGGACAACGAGCGCAATTCGCTGGTGATCGCGACGCCTGCGGGGCGCATCGGCGTCATCCAGATCGCGGGGCTTGTCGCGCGCCGCATCGTCTCCTTCGTGCGCGAAGGCGAGAGCCTCGCGGCGGGACAACGCTTCGGCCTGATCCGGTTCGGCTCGCGCCTCGATGTTTTCCTCCCCGATGGAGCCAAGCCGCTGGTGGCGGTGGGGCAGACGGCGGTGGCGGGAGAGACCGTGCTGGCCGATTTCCAGATCGGCGATGGCGGCCGCGTTTACCGGACGGATTAA